In Thermoplasmata archaeon, a genomic segment contains:
- a CDS encoding aquaporin yields MKKYIAELIGTAVLVFFGVGAALLADSIAACAIAFGLTVVVMSVTVGRVSGCHLNPAISIAMFLDKKLSSKDLVGYIIFQIIGAIIAGALILYLFSVHMGIDFSDIIDHGTFGANTLDGVDGSIVAGLITEIFLTFIFVLVVFGATAKNGMDKFAGLFIGLALTMVHLVGIGLTGTSVNPARSIGLAVFQPEALGDLWIFIVAPIIGGILAWLVWKKVLCDDDAE; encoded by the coding sequence ATCAAAAAGTACATAGCTGAGCTCATCGGAACAGCGGTTCTGGTGTTCTTCGGAGTCGGTGCAGCGCTGCTCGCCGACAGCATCGCTGCTTGCGCAATAGCATTCGGTCTGACCGTCGTAGTCATGTCCGTCACAGTAGGAAGGGTCTCCGGTTGCCACCTCAACCCCGCAATCTCGATCGCAATGTTCCTGGACAAGAAACTCTCCTCCAAAGATCTTGTAGGATACATCATCTTCCAGATCATCGGAGCGATCATCGCCGGAGCGCTCATCCTCTATCTGTTCTCAGTTCACATGGGAATCGACTTCAGCGACATCATTGATCACGGAACATTCGGTGCCAACACCCTTGACGGTGTTGACGGAAGCATCGTTGCCGGACTTATCACCGAGATCTTCCTCACATTCATCTTCGTGCTTGTAGTCTTCGGAGCAACCGCAAAGAACGGAATGGACAAGTTCGCAGGACTCTTCATCGGTCTCGCACTCACAATGGTCCACCTTGTCGGAATCGGACTCACCGGTACATCGGTCAACCCCGCAAGGTCCATCGGATTGGCAGTCTTCCAGCCCGAAGCACTCGGGGATCTTTGGATCTTCATAGTCGCACCCATCATCGGTGGAATCCTCGCATGGCTCGTTTGGAAGAAAGTCCTCTGTGACGACGACGCTGAGT